taacaacaaactcataatggccataacgagtgcgGAAAGCGGTTTTAGGGATGTCCTCTCTACGAACCCTCAACTGATGATAACCGGATCTCAAGtcgattttagaaaaacaagtggcaccccgtagttgatcaaacaaatcgtcgattctaggcataggatacttgttcttaatggtgactcggTTTAGCTTACGATAGTCGATACACAAAcgaagtgaaccatccttctttttcgCGAAAAGAGCTGGTGCTCCCCACGGAGACGTACTTGGACGAATGAATCCTAGGTTCTCCAATTCTTGTAACTGAGTCTTTAGCTCTCTCAATTCGGCGGGTGCGAAACGATACGGAGGTACggagataggagcggtaccgggaagtagatcaatggtgaactcaatctctcgcTCGGGAGGTAAAACAGGTAACTCTTCCGGGAATACATCCGGGAAGTCGCAAACCactaagggtaactccccacACATGGaggcatcctcatctaacgtcaaaTTCGCCAACAATGAATAAACCGACCCTAGCTCACGAGGCCCACATAAATAAGGTTCCAATggttcccgacgctccccaaagaattcGAAACAAGGACCCTCGGGAGGACAAATACGAAATCAACGCTTGAAACAATCGATGGTAGCATGAAACgtggatagccaatccattcccaaaataagatcaaaccccgacattccCAAAACAATGAAGTCGAACACAAAGCGACGATCATGAATCATTAACTCACAATCTCGACAGATTTGATCAAGAGGCATTCTACCCCCTAGAGGTGTTTCgacaaacaaaggaggactaatagtttccgattccaattccaaagtacacacaaatgatgcaacaatgaaagaatgcgatgctccagaatcaaagagtactttagcaaatgagttgaacaaaagaaaagtaccccTCACAATAGAAGTCTTTGGAGCCTAAGAAGTGGTAGATGGAATAGCAGAAGTGATGTTGAAAACTCGCCCCTGGGTACCCTGACCCTGCATAAAACCCCCTCTTTGACCAGAACCCTGAGCAGGcgcggaagaactcgctcccttGTCAACCCCGGAACTCTGAACCGATGTCGTCTGCCGGAAGtaaggctgctgctgcctctgagtACCCCTAAACGGCTGGCCCACATTATGCCCCGTTCCCGGCTGCTGCACAGAACCTGACTCACTGCGCGCTCCCGACCCCTGAGGACAACTCCTTGCGAAATGATCCGCTTTACCACAGATATAACAAGTTTCCCCGAGGCgtggacactgagcacgaacgTGTCCAGGTTGATTACACTTATAGCACACGGTCGGAGGTCTAGACAAAGCACCCCGAGTCCCCAAAGAAGAAGGTTGCGACCTAAAGTTCGACGAACTACCTTGCGGTGCCTGAGATGATTCCCTTGGcc
This DNA window, taken from Rhododendron vialii isolate Sample 1 chromosome 8a, ASM3025357v1, encodes the following:
- the LOC131336318 gene encoding uncharacterized protein LOC131336318, with translation MNTSSSSESFGSQGRKRPRESSQAPQGSSSNFRSQPSSLGTRGALSRPPTVCYKCNQPGHVRAQCPRLGETCYICGKADHFARSCPQGSGARSESGSVQQPGTGHNVGQPFRGTQRQQQPYFRQTTSVQSSGVDKGASSSAPAQGSGQRGGFMQGQGTQGRVFNITSAIPSTTS